From a region of the Nyctibius grandis isolate bNycGra1 chromosome 12, bNycGra1.pri, whole genome shotgun sequence genome:
- the IST1 gene encoding IST1 homolog isoform X1 translates to MLGSGFKAERLRVNLRLVINRLKLLEKKKTELAQKARKEIADYLAAGKDERARIRVEHIIREDYLVEAMEILELYCDLLLARFGLIQSMKELDSGLAEAVSTLVWAAPRLQSEVAELKIVADQLCAKYSKEYGKLCRTNQIGTVNDRLMHKLSVEAPPKILVERYLIEIAKNYNVPYEPDSVVMAEAPAGGEADLIDVGFTDDVKKGGQGGGGGGGFTAPLVGHDGLVPMPVMMPMPMPTPNPPFSYPPPKGPENFSGLPVGTYQPFTNIHPPPIPATPPTYESIDEPNADRDASAPVAGPGPKSEASPKPRAGAPKTVDNFVLPELPSVPDTLPTASAGANSSASEDIDFDDLSRRFEELKKKT, encoded by the exons ATGTTGGGCTCTGGGTTCAAGGCTGAGCGCCTGCGAGTCAACCTGCGCCTTGTCATCAATCGCCTCAAActgctggagaaaaagaaga CCGAGCTGGCCCAGAAGGCGAGGAAGGAGATTGCAGATTATTTGGCAGCCGGGAAAGATGAGCGGGCCAGGATTCGTGTGGAGCACATCATCCGTGAAGATTACCTCGTGGAGGCCATGGAGATCCTGGAGCTGTACTGCGATCTGCTGCTAGCCCGCTTTGGCTTGATTCAGTCCATGAA GGAGCTGGACTCTGGCCTGGCAGAAGCAGTATCTACACTGGTTTGGGCTGCACCACGACTCCAGTCAGAAGTGGCAGAGCTGAAGATT gttGCTGACCAGCTGTGTGCCAAGTACAGCAAGGAGTATGGGAAGCTGTGCCGGACGAACCAAATCGGGACAGTCAATGACAGG CTGATGCACAAGCTGAGCGTGGAGGCACCGCCCAAGATCCTGGTGGAGAGATACCTCATCGAGATTGCCAAGAACTACAACGTGCCCTATGAGCCTGACTCGGTGGTGATG gctgaagccCCTGCAGGCGGAGAGGCCGATCTGATTGATGTGGGATTCACAGATGATGTGAAGAAGGgcggccagggagggggaggaggtggtgggttTACAGCCCCCCTGGTTGGTCATGATGGACTGGTACCCATGCCCGTGATGATGCCTATGCCCATGCCAACACCGAATCCGCCCTTCTCCTATCCGCCTCCGAAGGGACCG GAGAACTTCAGTGGCCTGCCAGTGGGGACCTACCAGCCTTTCACTAACATCCATCCACCGCCAATTCCGGCAACCCCACCGACATACGAGTCT ATTGATGAGCCTAACGCTGACAGGGACGCTTCTGCGCCGGTGGCTG GGCCTGGGCCCAAGTCAGAAGCTTCTCCTAAACCAAGAGCTGGAGCTCCCAAGACCGTTGATAACTTTGTGCTGCCTGAATTACCATCCGTGCCGGATACGCTGCCGACAGCATCGGCCGGCGCCAACTCTTCTGCCTCTGAGGACATTGACTTTGATGATCTATCTCGGAGATTTGAGGagctaaagaagaaaacataa
- the IST1 gene encoding IST1 homolog isoform X2: protein MLGSGFKAERLRVNLRLVINRLKLLEKKKTELAQKARKEIADYLAAGKDERARIRVEHIIREDYLVEAMEILELYCDLLLARFGLIQSMKELDSGLAEAVSTLVWAAPRLQSEVAELKIVADQLCAKYSKEYGKLCRTNQIGTVNDRLMHKLSVEAPPKILVERYLIEIAKNYNVPYEPDSVVMAEAPAGGEADLIDVGFTDDVKKGGQGGGGGGGFTAPLVGHDGLVPMPVMMPMPMPTPNPPFSYPPPKGPIDEPNADRDASAPVAGPGPKSEASPKPRAGAPKTVDNFVLPELPSVPDTLPTASAGANSSASEDIDFDDLSRRFEELKKKT from the exons ATGTTGGGCTCTGGGTTCAAGGCTGAGCGCCTGCGAGTCAACCTGCGCCTTGTCATCAATCGCCTCAAActgctggagaaaaagaaga CCGAGCTGGCCCAGAAGGCGAGGAAGGAGATTGCAGATTATTTGGCAGCCGGGAAAGATGAGCGGGCCAGGATTCGTGTGGAGCACATCATCCGTGAAGATTACCTCGTGGAGGCCATGGAGATCCTGGAGCTGTACTGCGATCTGCTGCTAGCCCGCTTTGGCTTGATTCAGTCCATGAA GGAGCTGGACTCTGGCCTGGCAGAAGCAGTATCTACACTGGTTTGGGCTGCACCACGACTCCAGTCAGAAGTGGCAGAGCTGAAGATT gttGCTGACCAGCTGTGTGCCAAGTACAGCAAGGAGTATGGGAAGCTGTGCCGGACGAACCAAATCGGGACAGTCAATGACAGG CTGATGCACAAGCTGAGCGTGGAGGCACCGCCCAAGATCCTGGTGGAGAGATACCTCATCGAGATTGCCAAGAACTACAACGTGCCCTATGAGCCTGACTCGGTGGTGATG gctgaagccCCTGCAGGCGGAGAGGCCGATCTGATTGATGTGGGATTCACAGATGATGTGAAGAAGGgcggccagggagggggaggaggtggtgggttTACAGCCCCCCTGGTTGGTCATGATGGACTGGTACCCATGCCCGTGATGATGCCTATGCCCATGCCAACACCGAATCCGCCCTTCTCCTATCCGCCTCCGAAGGGACCG ATTGATGAGCCTAACGCTGACAGGGACGCTTCTGCGCCGGTGGCTG GGCCTGGGCCCAAGTCAGAAGCTTCTCCTAAACCAAGAGCTGGAGCTCCCAAGACCGTTGATAACTTTGTGCTGCCTGAATTACCATCCGTGCCGGATACGCTGCCGACAGCATCGGCCGGCGCCAACTCTTCTGCCTCTGAGGACATTGACTTTGATGATCTATCTCGGAGATTTGAGGagctaaagaagaaaacataa